Within the Piliocolobus tephrosceles isolate RC106 chromosome 15, ASM277652v3, whole genome shotgun sequence genome, the region aaaaaaaaaaaaataataataataatgctcgTGTATGTGTGCACTGTTGCCTGCTGCCACTGTCCCTCACGGCCAATGACCTTGTGCCAGGTACTGGGGACAGAGCAGGGATGTCCACTGTGCTAGGCAGGGGCAATGTAACAAACCCATCAGACACCATCTGGGTACAGTGTGCTGAGTGTGGAAGTGGTGCCACCTGGGATCGAGGAACCTGGAGAATGGAGGTCCTTCTCTGCCTGAGAGCGTGGTGACTGGTGAGTGGGCCTTGAAGTGTGAGTAGGAGCCCACCAAGCACAGAAGGAAGGGTGACAGGGTAGCTCCATCATAGCAAACAGCCCCAGGGAAGGTCTGGAGAGTGGAGATCCAGGGCACTTCTAGAGTCCAACACTGGCCTGGCAGGGCATGGATGGAGGGCAGGGATCCACATTGTGCCCTGCCTGCCCACTCCCCTGCTATGCATCTGGGAACGCTccagctgctcctgctgctgGCTGTTGCTGGTCCGGGACTGAACTATGCCTATCCCTGTGGAACAGGATGTCAGCGCAAGGTCAGGTCTAGTTTGGGAAGAGCTAAAGGAAGCCTTGCTATGGGTAGTAGGCTCCAATTCCTGCACCTGGCAGCCTCATGGGGCTGGTTGGAGCAGGCAAGACCTGAAGGGGAGTGCGTATGTGGGAAGACAGTGAGCCTCAGAGAGGAGCAGGAGCTGAGTTATGTGATGGCCCGCACGGTCCTAGAGAGCCAGTGCACCCACACTGCCCTTGTCCATACTGGAATGGAGCTGGGAGGAGATGGCTGCAGTAGAAGGCGACAGCCTGGGCCAGTGGTATGAATGCCAAAGCAGCTCCTGCTGCCCAGAGGGCACATATCTCCCAGGTCTGCCAGCTGTAGACTCTGTCCCTGGCTGTCCCCACCCGGCCTCGTGCCCAGCTGGCCCAACGAAAGATGCCTAGCAAGGCTTGACACTCAGTAGACCCAAAGTTGTCACTTCTAGGAAGGCCCAGGTGAGCGTCCTCAGTGGGGACTTGCAGGGTGGGGAGGGCACACGGGTAACCCAGTCTCAGCTCCTGCAGCACCCCTTGAAGGAAGATGGGTCAGTAAGACAAAGGCTGATGCTGGCTGCAGAGTCTGGGGAGATGCTCACTGACCCCCAGCCCACGTGTGGTTGGAGATGGTGGAAAGGCCGTTCCTCCCACGTGGGCCTCCGGCAGGCCCAGACTGTGCAGGCCTTGGGAGCCCCGGGACGGGCAGGCACTTGCCTAAGTAGCTGCTCCCAGGCTCTCATGGCCATCCTCTATCCTTCCTCAGGGAAGGGGCTACTGGCATCTCGCCATCACTGGTGATGTATGCCCAGGCGGtgcccaggccctgcccagccCAGAAGGTGGGAAAGACATCCAGGAAACTAGCAGAGTGGTGGGTTTCCAGCTGaagcctggggttgggggtggggaggaagctgACTGCCGTGTCCGAACCCAGCCCTGGCAGCATCCACCCCAGGGGCTGTGGGCACTTGCACCTCACCAGAAGCTGGGGAGTCTGGCAGAATGACAGGGATGGGGGGATCAAGGAGGCACCTACTCCCAGCACCCCCCTGTGGCTGGGGGGCTGGTCTGGGTACCTGAGATGGGCAcctcccacctgagcctggggaggcgcTAGACGTTGTCTGTGGGCACTGAGAGGCCACGTGCTCTGCTCCcatggaggaggcagggaggagaggaggtgcAGCAGGTTGGACGGGGCCTGGGGGGAGCCCCACTGTCAGAGGTGGACTGGTGCTTATTTACGCAGAGGATGCCTTGCAGAGTTGGGCTGTGAATAAGAGGCCTCGCTCAAGGCGGGGCTTACGACATTAGGGGCTCCAGAACCGGGGAAAAATGCCCTCagggctgcccaggctggtgctggtGGCGGTGTGGCAGGGAGAGTGAGGGGGCCCTGAGGGAGAGCAGTTGCTCATAGCTCTTTGAAGGCAAGTGGGGGGCCTTagtctgaagttttttttttcaccccAATGCTCTTTCCACTGTCACCCCCAGAAGAGCTTCAGTGTATatcggcgggggggggggggggggagccaGGCAGGACcgcagcagggagggagggtcAACCCTCCCTTTCTTGGAGTTATGTGACAAAGCCCCACCCTTTGCTCCCCCACCGCAAGGTCTCCTTGCTTTATTCCCAGGAAGGGCCCTCCCCTTCGCATCAGTCAAGGGGCGGCAGCTCGCCCCGCGCCCCGTACAAACCCTTGGCTGAGTCGCAGTTGATGCTGTGATTTGAGTCCAAGCCAGTTTCCCTCTTACCTCCTTTGCCCTTAATGGAGGAAACCGAGGCAGCTGCGGAGACACAAGAAGCCGAAGTCCTAAGTCCTAGGCTGCAAGCGGTGGCTCCGGGACCCGGGCTGGGCTCGCGGGCGGCAGCAGGGGGCGCTCGCAGGCCGGGACGTGCGCTCCTCCCTCGGCGCTGGCCCGACGGAGCTGGTCCGCTAGGGGAAGCGCCCGGGAAGGGTCGGGGCCGGCTCCCCGCTCCCCCACCTCTCCGCGGGGTGTCTCCACGGCCGGCCGGGCGGGGCTGTGGTGTGTTACGACCCGGCGTCCCAGCCCCACGCCCGCCCCGCCCTCCCTGCTGGCTCCCGGGCGGCGGGTGGGAGAGCAACGCGCacccgcgcccggcccagcccgACTCCTCGGGAGGAGGGTCCCGTCCTGGTGCCGGCCCGCGCGCCAGCTCCGCGTCCCGGCTCCCGGCACCCACCTACCCCTCCACAGCTGCACGCGTCCTGCCCGGGGGCCGAAGACCCCCGCTCTCCCGAGGTGCGGCCgccgggagggagggagggaggcagcagaGGCCCGCCGCGGCGTCCGGGCGCGGAGTCCCGGGCTCACGCCTCCCGCGAAGCGCACCTCCAGCCCACCTGGGTCCGCGCGCAGCCCCGCCTCCCTCCCGCGCCCGCGCCCGCCTCCAGTCTCCGCCCTCCCAGCCGCGCGCCCTGCTCCCAGCTCCCCTGCAGGCGCGGCTGGGGCGAGAGCCTGCAAGCTGAGCGGGCGCACGGTCCTCCGCGCCTCCTCCGCGCCTCCTCCGAGAACCTGCCCAGCCTGGCCCGCGCCCCCGGTCCAGCGCGTCCGGCATCCGCGTGGCGGGAGGGCGCGACCTTTTCCGGTCCCGCGTGGGAGGGGGACGCCGGCGGGACAACTTGGAAAACTTCTCGGGGGCAGACGGCAGGGACCCCGGGCGCCGGTGGAGGAGGATGTAGGAGGGCGGCGGCTGGTCCCGGGTGTTCCCAACCTCCTAGGCCCCCCTCGTCCAGGCCATGGGGCTCCAGCGCCCTCGGCGCCGCTGGAGGGGCGCCGCTCTCGTCTAGCCGAACCGGGCAGCGCTGTCGTCCACGGTGTGCACCGGGCGGGCAGCGCTCCCTCTGCCCACGTCCCACCTAGCCATGGACCACCAGGACCCCTACTCCGTGCAGGCCACGGCGGCCATCGCGGCGGTCATCACCTTCCTCATCCTCTTCACCATCTTCGGCAACGCGCTGGTTATCCTAGCTGTGTTGACCAGCCGCTCGCTGCGCGCCCCTCAGAACCTGTTCCTGGTGTCGCTGGCCGCCGCCGACATCCTGGTGGCCACGCTCATCATCCCTTTCTCACTGGCTAACGAGCTCCTCGGCTACTGGTACTTCTGGCGCAGGTGGTGCGAGGTGTACCTGGCGCTCGACGTGCTCTTCTGCACCTCGTCCATCGTGCACCTGTGCGCCATCAGCCTGGACCGCTACTGGGCCGTGAGCCGCGCGCTGGAGTACAACTCCAAGCGCACCCCGCGCCGCATCAAGTGCATCATCCTCACCGTGTGGGTCATCGCCGCCGTCATCTCGCTGCCGCCCCTCATCTACAAGGGCGACCAGGGCCCCCAGCCGCGCGGGCGCCCCCAGTGCAAGCTCAACCAGGAGGTCTGGTACATCCTGGCCTCCAGCATCGGATCGTTCTTTGCTCCTTGCCTCATCATGATCCTTGTCTACCTGCGCATCTACCTGATTGCCAAACGCAGCAACCGCAGAGGTCCCAGGGCCAAGGGGGGGCCTGGGCAGGGTGAGTCCAAGCAGCCCCGACCCAACCGTGGTGGGGCTTTGGCCTCAGCCAAGCTGCCAGCCCTGGCTTCTCTGGCATCTGCCAGAG harbors:
- the ADRA2B gene encoding LOW QUALITY PROTEIN: alpha-2B adrenergic receptor (The sequence of the model RefSeq protein was modified relative to this genomic sequence to represent the inferred CDS: inserted 1 base in 1 codon), encoding MDHQDPYSVQATAAIAAVITFLILFTIFGNALVILAVLTSRSLRAPQNLFLVSLAAADILVATLIIPFSLANELLGYWYFWRRWCEVYLALDVLFCTSSIVHLCAISLDRYWAVSRALEYNSKRTPRRIKCIILTVWVIAAVISLPPLIYKGDQGPQPRGRPQCKLNQEVWYILASSIGSFFAPCLIMILVYLRIYLIAKRSNRRGPRAKGGPGQGESKQPRPNRGGALASAKLPALASLASAREVSGHSKSTGEKEEGETSEDTGTRALPPSWAALPNSGQGQKEGVCGASPEDEAEEEEEEEEECEPQEGPVSPASACSPPLQQPQGSRVLATLRGQVLLGRGVGAIGGQWWRRRAQLTREKRFTFVLAVVIGVFVLCWFPFFFSYSLGAICPKHCKVPHGLFQFFFWIGYCNSSLNPVIXTIFNQDFRRAFRRILCRPWTQTAW